Below is a genomic region from Drosophila kikkawai strain 14028-0561.14 chromosome X, DkikHiC1v2, whole genome shotgun sequence.
ccgccacaggCTTATGGTGGCTACCAGCAGGCGCCACCACAGCAGCCGCCCaatccgcagcagcagcagcaacaggtaGTGCAACAGCAGGTCGTGCAGCAGCAGGTGCAACAACagcaggtgcagcagcagcagcaggtccaGATGGCTCCCCCAGGTCATCCTGGTCAGCCTGGACATCCTGGACAGCCGCCCTCCGCCTTCCAGCCGCAGCCGCCGCCGGGAGCCTTCCAGCCCATGCCACCGCAGGCTTACCAAGCGCTTCAAGCAGGTCCTCCAGGACCGCCAATGGGTCCTCCACAGGGCTATTACggaccgccgccgccaccaccaccaaatGGACCACCCGGAGTGGGCGTGGGAGTGGGTGTAGGCGTGGGCGTGATGCCCATGCGCCAGCATCAACACCAGCATCCCGTGTATCCGTTCATGCAGCAggcgccgccgccaccagtgcagcagcaacagcagcagcaggcgccgCCGTCCCAGCCGCCGGTGCGACAGCGACAGCCTCACCAGTTCACGTGAGTAACCCTGCAACATTCTCCCCTAGAGCTTCCCTGATTACCAAACCCTCCTCTTTCCCGTTTATAGACCCACCCAGCTGAGGTATCTGCTGGCCGCCTACAATGTGGGCATGCTGGCCATGGAGACGCTGGCCCGTCGAGTCCACGACGATCGGCCGCAGGCCAAATATGCCCGGAATCCCCCTTACGGTGAGGATGTAAAATGGCTACTGAGGATCAGCAAGAAGCTGGGTACCCAATATCTGCATCAGTTTTGCATTTGTGCAGTCAACTCGATTGTGAGTCCATTCGTGCTCCACGATGTGGCCATCGAGTCGGCCCATTATCTGGGCAGGAATAACCACCAGCTGGTTATGCAGCATCTGCGTTCTGCTTTGACGCCGCTCGTCCAGAAATGCCAGCAAATGTGAGTAATCTTTAGGAAAAAGAAGTAAAAcagattaaagtttttaatttctgGAAAAACAGGTACATCCAGTGCATCCACCAGAAGCTGTATCATCTGACGCAGGGGGATTACGAGGAATTTGCCAGCATTGTGGTGGCCGCCCGTGCTGCCTTTCAGATAACGCCCGAGGGCAGTGCCCAGTTCAAGGATTGGCTGCAATCCATCAAAAGGTTAGATCTATCTCAAGGCTACAAAATTGAATGcgttatttataaacaaacctTGATTTTGTGCAGGTCGAAATCCTGTAAGAAGGAGCTGTGGACACAGATCAATGCGGCTCTGCAAAGCAACTCCAAATGACAAAGACTTGACTCCTGCAATCTGATGACGGCAGCAACGACGAGTGatgcggcggcggtggcggcttCAGCGGTGGCAGAAGGGAAATCAACAACGGCAGGCGTAAGCGGCATTCTGCCGCTGAATAGCAACAACCACAACAGCCTGGCCAGCAGCAATGGCAAGAATGTCAGCTTGGGCCTGAGCAGCCTGGACGAgaaccatcatcatcatcatcatcaccacaGGCATCATCATTTGCTGGAAACGCCAGCTGGAAGCACGGGAGGAgcggcagcaggaggaggaggaggaggaggagtaggaggagtaggagtagGAGGAGTAGGAGAAGGAGGTGTAGGAGCATCCTCCTCCTCAGCTGCCACAGCAACTGTTGCTGCAACATCTACAGGCTACGATCGAAGCGTGGCGAGTGGAGAGCGACGGCCGCCATTGCTAGGGGCACCCCCGATTTTTGCAATTAATAACATCACCAATAAcacaaacaataataataacagcagcagcaacaacaacaacaccaccaacagcagcagcaacaatcgctccacagcagcaacagcagcagcaatgacTTATCATCACTCACTCATGCCGAATTACTATCCCAGCACAACGCGTCAGTTGCAGATGCATGGCCATGCCCGGACGACTACACATCCTCACCAGCATCCGCATCAGCAACATGCTCAGTCTCAACTACATAGCCAGCCGCACCCACCACACCCGCACCCTCATCCTCACCCGCATCCCCATCAGTACCAGTTGCAGGCGCTGAGCCATTACCATCAGCAACTTTAACAACGTGTCGGGTCCAGCCCAGCAGCGGTTGGTGCGTTTATggctccagctgctgcagtGTCGTCGGAGGATGAGAAGGGGAAAAAGCTTGCCTGGCCGCGAAGACGATGCTGTCCCAGCTGGAAGCGATGATCAGCCGCCAGCTCATGGTCCTGGCACTGGCTTCTGGCTTTGGCTCTGGCTGATGGtgttgctgatgctgttgctggtcCTGggcctgccgctgctgctgatgctccTTTAGAGCTATATGCATACCTCTTTGAATGAGAACCACCGCACTTAGTTCATGTTTCAATTTACAAATTTCGAGTTTCACATtttggaaaaacttttttgattttctgtacggttttttttttctttctttataaaataattttaattttatttttaatcttatttcgtgtgtgtgagagagcgaaagagagtgagtgtgtgtgtgtgctgcttTTTAGACTGATATATCtgccaacaacagcaacaacaacaaccgacaccacacacacacacaagcacactcTCTTAGCCGCTATAGAACTTGGTTAAACGATTAATTTcgattaaaattttaattagtttcgatgaatttcaattaattgtaattaatttcgattaaattcaattaatttcgattaattttgaatgaatttcgattaatttcaaataatttcgaTGAATTTCCTAAAATTTCGATAGTTTCGTAGCTCTTACCCACACACTCTCATACCCAAACAGCATCTAGAGCGAGCACAGAGGGGCTCTTGTGGCTCTGTTTGATCATTTTTTCAGAAATATAATGTGTTCAGTTAAATTAACGTATTTATATAGGCGATCTATCAAATAGTTATCTTCAGCTacatctctatatatatatatatatatatatatatatgaaaatatcaaCTTGGACTTGCTAAACATTTGATTAAAACGAATACCCCTTACCCTTAAcctcacatttttttttacttcaacTTTTTCTAGCTtataagttttaaactaaCTGCTTTTGATTATATTCATTGTTtctatacatatttatattatttagtcTAAGCGAAAAgcgatttatatatatatataattttacttattttagtAATCTTTACGGgttaagtaaatttttttaggattttcaaatttaaaaaaaaggagaaacaaattacaaaaatgtatatcgACAATCGACAGGAGAAGGAAGCAGTttgtttcaaatatttttagctaGCAAAAGATCTCACAAACAATTCGTAATCGAACATTTTGCTAATTGATATTTCAATTGTTTACGCGAAAAAGTGACTGGAAAGTGTACATCTTTCCAGACAGCAGAGAAAACTGTTTCTTTGGTcagagaaattaaaaaaaaaaaaggatttccTGTGGAAAGATTCCTAGGTTTCCTTCCAAGTGTTGTCCTCCCATGGAAATGCCTCATTTCCGGCTGGAAAGAAATTACTGGCCTATGTGGCATTCCAAGGAGAACGCAAGCCTGGAAGGAA
It encodes:
- the LOC138929227 gene encoding GATA zinc finger domain-containing protein 8-like, with the protein product MTAATTSDAAAVAASAVAEGKSTTAGVSGILPLNSNNHNSLASSNGKNVSLGLSSLDENHHHHHHHHRHHHLLETPAGSTGGAAAGGGGGGGVGGVGVGGVGEGGVGASSSSAATATVAATSTGYDRSVASGERRPPLLGAPPIFAINNITNNTNNNNNSSSNNNNTTNSSSNNRSTAATAAAMTYHHSLMPNYYPSTTRQLQMHGHARTTTHPHQHPHQQHAQSQLHSQPHPPHPHPHPHPHPHQYQLQALSHYHQQL